One part of the Solea solea chromosome 1, fSolSol10.1, whole genome shotgun sequence genome encodes these proteins:
- the aqp4 gene encoding aquaporin-4 isoform X1, whose protein sequence is MQSRGTMCGSCSSDRPALCSTPALPQPAALLRYLSWCNCQSIMVAFKGIWTKDFWRAVSGEYLATLIFVLLSLGSTVNWAAGEKEPPRADLVLISLCFGLSIATMVQCFGHISGGHINPAVTAAMVVTRKLSLAKAFFYVVAQCLGAITGAGILYLVTPAALRGSLGVTTVNIPVGYGLLVELLITFELVFTVFATCDPKRTDLGGSAALAIGFAVTIGHLFAIPYTGASMNPARSLGPAIVTLNFENHWVYWVGPILGGILAAGLYEYMYCPDPEKKNNRKLTFQKDPSGKYREVETEDITIKPGSIHTIDLEKAEKKDPFHDSAGEVLSSV, encoded by the exons ATGCAATCCCGAGGCACAATGTGTGGATCATGTTCGTCTGACAGACCTGCTCTCTGCTCCACTCCTGCACTCCCACAGCCTGCTGCTCTTCT GAGGTATCTGTCCTGGTGTAACTGTCAGAGCATAATGGTGGCGTTTAAAGGGATCTGGACCAAGGACTTCTGGAGGGCTGTATCTGGAGAGTACCTGGCCACTCTCATCTTTGTCCTTCTCAGTCTGGGCTCCACCGTCAACTGGGCCGCAGGAGAGAAGGAGCCTCCCCGCGCTGACCTGGTCCTTATCTCATTGTGCTTTGGCCTCAGCATTGCCACCATGGTGCAATGTTTTGGCCACATTAGTGGTGGACACATAAACCCTGCTGTCACTGCAGCTATGGTTGTGACCAGAAAGCTAAGTCTGGCAAAGGCGTTTTTCTATGTGGTGGCTCAGTGCCTGGGAGCCATTACAGGAGCTGGGATTCTCTACCTAGTCACACCTGCGGCTCTTAGAGGGTCCCTCGGCGTGACCACA GTGAACATCCCAGTAGGATATGGCCTTCTTGTGGAGCTCCTTATCACATTTGAGCTGGTTTTCACTGTCTTCGCCACCTGTGACCCTAAACGCACAGACCTCGGGGGCTCTGCTGCCTTGGCCATCGGCTTTGCTGTGACAATTGGTCACTTATTTGCA ATTCCTTACACAGGAGCCAGCATGAACCCTGCTCGCTCACTTGGCCCTGCGATTGTCACACTaaactttgagaaccactgg GTGTACTGGGTGGGACCTATTCTGGGGGGCATACTGGCTGCTGGCCTTTATGAGTACATGTACTGCCCTGACCCTGAGAAGAAGAACAACCGAAAACTGACCTTCCAGAAGGACCCGTCAGGGAAATACAGAGAGGTGGAGACGGAGGATATTACCATCAAGCCGGGCTCCATCCACACCATCGACCTGGAGAAGGCTGAGAAGAAGGATCCTTTCCACGACTCGGCGGGAGAGGTCCTCTCCTCTGTATGA
- the aqp4 gene encoding aquaporin-4 isoform X2 — MNKNTEGTDRGRARCCSWRYLSWCNCQSIMVAFKGIWTKDFWRAVSGEYLATLIFVLLSLGSTVNWAAGEKEPPRADLVLISLCFGLSIATMVQCFGHISGGHINPAVTAAMVVTRKLSLAKAFFYVVAQCLGAITGAGILYLVTPAALRGSLGVTTVNIPVGYGLLVELLITFELVFTVFATCDPKRTDLGGSAALAIGFAVTIGHLFAIPYTGASMNPARSLGPAIVTLNFENHWVYWVGPILGGILAAGLYEYMYCPDPEKKNNRKLTFQKDPSGKYREVETEDITIKPGSIHTIDLEKAEKKDPFHDSAGEVLSSV; from the exons atgaataaaaacacagaggggacagacagagggagagcacGTTGTTGCAGTTG GAGGTATCTGTCCTGGTGTAACTGTCAGAGCATAATGGTGGCGTTTAAAGGGATCTGGACCAAGGACTTCTGGAGGGCTGTATCTGGAGAGTACCTGGCCACTCTCATCTTTGTCCTTCTCAGTCTGGGCTCCACCGTCAACTGGGCCGCAGGAGAGAAGGAGCCTCCCCGCGCTGACCTGGTCCTTATCTCATTGTGCTTTGGCCTCAGCATTGCCACCATGGTGCAATGTTTTGGCCACATTAGTGGTGGACACATAAACCCTGCTGTCACTGCAGCTATGGTTGTGACCAGAAAGCTAAGTCTGGCAAAGGCGTTTTTCTATGTGGTGGCTCAGTGCCTGGGAGCCATTACAGGAGCTGGGATTCTCTACCTAGTCACACCTGCGGCTCTTAGAGGGTCCCTCGGCGTGACCACA GTGAACATCCCAGTAGGATATGGCCTTCTTGTGGAGCTCCTTATCACATTTGAGCTGGTTTTCACTGTCTTCGCCACCTGTGACCCTAAACGCACAGACCTCGGGGGCTCTGCTGCCTTGGCCATCGGCTTTGCTGTGACAATTGGTCACTTATTTGCA ATTCCTTACACAGGAGCCAGCATGAACCCTGCTCGCTCACTTGGCCCTGCGATTGTCACACTaaactttgagaaccactgg GTGTACTGGGTGGGACCTATTCTGGGGGGCATACTGGCTGCTGGCCTTTATGAGTACATGTACTGCCCTGACCCTGAGAAGAAGAACAACCGAAAACTGACCTTCCAGAAGGACCCGTCAGGGAAATACAGAGAGGTGGAGACGGAGGATATTACCATCAAGCCGGGCTCCATCCACACCATCGACCTGGAGAAGGCTGAGAAGAAGGATCCTTTCCACGACTCGGCGGGAGAGGTCCTCTCCTCTGTATGA